In a single window of the Nicotiana tomentosiformis chromosome 8, ASM39032v3, whole genome shotgun sequence genome:
- the LOC104111183 gene encoding SNF2 domain-containing protein CLASSY 4 isoform X1 translates to MNKGTKTFLKSPFQYICISLLLYLSLSFLTVSLPLQNQKTPPTHPPLYLRLSHAKVSSRKSLFSVLFLYLSFYISVYIQSLFYCISPSSFTLFQELKKLLVLDFFIIQKFTLYPVFWKMDSRAASFPRRRTRQQWDKYFVEVIEKKRLSQSGNPPQSSSTCSVNIGDDVTASGDMRESSSATGKLTKENTSCGVDNRKIGKWSEGESMVRSLDKGKKRMDNGNRKLSPGTCESMTKQIFVQEISDDDVDEEEEEEDSDPVVVITGESAAASALNTGSGSGSWSNCVGLRSPIVATADEVVSSTSSMCRTRGPSELHKSEEPTDFEESEDDCVKSQESSDDTTESSESESEASSDEDNDDPEDKDYRVNEPSSSSESDDNIDDVSCHIELQDNEEGKGSNIRIGLDDDIDGRKESEDDDPVEQQENGEGKGESNEGLIPQLVVEGEKHRGRAYLLRPRSLSKSKKRKLNHGNCSSPILLSDDEESESPFEEGTDADDSTRDAAQKDKVDDLVKKVAEKEKADDSVKNAAQKDRKTRKKCILKDLDFVKFVVDSIINVDDHDKLASPEGKEQFPVKETLPLIFRFEDEDPLLQEKEEWEKEIDNLFAEMDMGILESCIGFTNPSLGEKVSGCQMGSHHLILDEQIGLICKVCSHVHLESKYIYPAFAERTRGRHERTYFGESSPFFDVDGFRFDDPSAVHDSAIYVEGTVWDLVPLHAKATMYPHQREGFEFMWKNIAGDIYLEKLSEPLSASRGGCIISHPPGTGKTRLTIVFLQAFLKQFPKCRPVIIAPPKLLSNWEVEFQKWEADIPFHNLNNNDFSCQEDEVTVGLYHCLSRAGRKNKHHIRMVKLKSWAKSKSVLGISYDLFEKLTGEYGDGYAKEIREILLTLPGLVVLEEGHTPRNEQSLLYKAMTKVETQRRILLSGTVFQNNFKELYNTLRVVSPKFAAESEQKWASLSNSIDTNSRALEELRDMIAPLIHICSENVKMKSLPGIRDTLVYLKPTDLQKKLLNMIPEYPGSFDFRNMVSLISVHPSLVANKKVFSDLESQLNERECRLDPNTGVKTKFVVELIRLCDGMRERVIVFSQLLDPLRLIKEQLNSLFHWTLGREILYMDGELDVKQRQKSISSLNDPKSDAKVLLASITACSEGINLIGASRVVLLDVHWNPSVEQQAVSRAYRNGQTKFVHVYCPVASKWEVNKIEQQTRKKYHSGVLLSRNEVNTCKTNPSCSVLEDNILESMVQNESLRHIFEELPYEPRAYGFSSCNQPSKASI, encoded by the exons ATGAACAAAGGAACCAAAACATTCCTTAAAAGCCCGTTTCAGTATATATGTATCTCTCTGCTTTTATACCTTTCCCTCTCTTTTCTGACTGTTTCTCTTCCTCTACAAAACCAAAAAACACCACCCACCCACCCGCCTCTCTATCTCCGCCTGTCTCACGCAAAAGTTTCTTCCCGAAAAAGTCTCTTTTCTGTTCTCTTTCTCTATCTCTCGTTCTATATTAGTGTATACATTCAAAGTCTATTTTATTGTATTAGTCCCTCAAGTTTTACTCTGTTTCAAGAACTCAAAAAGCTCTTGGTTCTTGATTTCTTCATTATACAAAAGTTCACTCTTTATCCAG TATTCTGGAAGATGGATTCAAGGGCAGCCTCTTTTCCAAGGAGGAGGACTAGACAACAATGGGATAAATATTTCGTCGAGGTAATTGAGAAGAAGAGGTTGAGTCAAAGTGGTAATCCTCCTCAGTCTTCTAGTACTTGTTCTGTGAATATTGGAGATGATGTTACAGCTTCTGGTGATATGAGGGAATCATCTAGTGCAACAGGAAAACTGACTAAAGAAAACACAAGTTGTGGAGTTGACAACAGAAAAATTGGAAAATGGTCAGAAGGTGAAAGTATGGTAAGAAGTTTGGACAAAGGTAAAAAAAGGATGGACAATGGGAATAGAAAGCTCAGTCCAGGAACTTGTGAGTCCATGACGAAACAGATTTTCGTCCAGGAAATAtctgatgatgatgttgatgaggaggaggaggaggaggacagTGATCCTGTTGTTGTTATCACTGGGGAGTCTGCTGCGGCGTCTGCTTTAAATACTGGATCAGGTTCAGGATCTTGGTCCAATTGTGTTGGGTTAAGGAGTCCTATTGTCGCTACAGCAGATGAGGTTGTTTCATCTACCTCAAGTATGTGTAGGACACGGGGCCCTAGTGAGTTGCATAAATCAGAGGAGCCAACTGATTTTGAGGAATCAGAGGACGATTGTGTAAAATCACAAGAGTCTAGTGATGATACAACAGAATCTTCTGAGTCAGAGTCTGAAGCTTCTAGCGATGAGGATAATGATGACCCCGAAGATAAGGATTATCGGGTGAATGAGCCATCAAGTTCTAGCGAATCAGATGACAACATTGATGATGTGAGTTGTCATATAGAGCTTCAAGACAATGAAGAAGGAAAAGGATCTAATATAAGAATTGGTTTGGATGATGACATTGATGGAAGAAAGGAATCAGAAGATGATGATCCTGTAGAGCAACAAGAAAATGGAGAAGGAAAAGGGGAGTCAAATGAGGGGCTAATACCTCAGCTTGTTGTTGAGGGTGAAAAGCACAGGGGCCGAGCATATCTTCTTCGTCCACGCTCACTTTCTAAGTCAAAAAAGAGGAAGTTAAACCATGGAAATTGTAGTAGCCCCATTCTTCTCAGTGATGACGAGGAGTCTGAATCCCCATTTGAAGAGGGCACAGACGCTGATGACTCGACACGAGATGCTGCTCAAAAGGACAAGGTTGATGACTTGGTGAAAAAGGTTGCTGAAAAGGAAAAGGCTGATGACTCTGTGAAAAATGCTGCTCAAAAGGACAGAAAGACTCGGAAGAAGTGTATTCTTAAGGATCTCGACTTTGTGAAGTTTGTTGTTGATTCTATTATAAATGTTGATGATCATGATAAACTTGCTTCTCCTGAAGGGAAGGAACAGTTTCCTGTCAAAGAAACACTTCCGTTGATCTTCCGGTTTGAAGACGAGGATCCTCTCCTCCAGGAGAAAGAAGAATGGGAAAAAGAAATCGACAATTTATTTGCTGAAATGGACATGGGTATCTTAGAATCATGCATTGGCTTCACAAATCCATCTTTG GGTGAGAAAGTTAGCGGCTGTCAGATGGGGAGCCACCATCTTATTTTAGATGAACAAATTGGACTCATCTGTAAAGTTTGTTCACATGTGCATCTGGAGAGCAAGTACATCTACCCTGCTTTT GCTGAGAGAACCCGCGGGAGGCATGAAAGAACGTATTTCGGAGAGTCGTCACCATTCTTCGATGTTGACGGGTTTAGATTTGATGATCCTTCTGCAGTCCATGATTCTGCTATTTATGTGGAAGGAACTGTGTGGGATTTAGTTCCTCTGCATGCCAAAGCAACAATGTATCCTCATCAACGTGAAGGATTTGAGTTCATGTGGAAAAATATTGCTGGAGATATATACCTTGAGAAGCTGAGCGAGCCTTTATCTGCTAGTAGGGGAGGATGCATAATCTCACATCCACCTGGAACCGGAAAAACCCGTCTGACCATAGTATTTCTTCAGGCATTTCTGAAGCAGTTTCCAAAGTGTCGGCCTGTAATCATAGCTCCGCCCAAGTTGCTGTCTAACTGGGAAGTCGAGTTCCAGAAATGGGAGGCGGACATTCCCTTCCACAACTTGAACAACAATGATTTCTCGTGCCAAGAAGATGAAGTCACGGTTGGTCTCTACCACTGTTTATCACGTGCCGGAAGAAAAAACAAACACCATATACGTATGGTGAAGCTGAAATCCTGGGCTAAAAGTAAGAGTGTATTGGGGATCAGCTATGACTTGTTCGAGAAGCTCACGGGAGAATATGGAGATGGTTATGCCAAAGAGATTAGAGAAATACTTCTAACATTACCTGGTCTTGTAGTCCTTGAAGAAGGGCATACTCCTCGGAATGAGCAAAGCCTTCTGTATAAAGCTATGACTAAGGTTGAAACGCAGAGGCGCATACTTTTGTCTGGAACTGTCTTCCAGAATAACTTTAAAGAGTTGTACAACACCCTCCGCGTAGTTAGTCCAAAGTTTGCTGCAGAATCTGAGCAGAAATGGGCTTCTCTTAGCAATTCTATTGACACGAATTCCCGAGCATTGGAAGAGCTTAGGGATATGATTGCACCACTAATCCATATATGTAGTGAAAATGTGAAGATGAAAAGCCTTCCGGGTATAAGGGACACACTGGTATACTTGAAGCCCACAGATCTGCAGAAGAAGTTGCTCAATATGATTCCAGAGTATCCAGGCTCATTTGACTTTCGAAATATGGTGTCTCTGATCTCTGTTCATCCTTCATTAGTGGCAAATAAGAAGGTGTTCTCTGACTTAGAAAGTCAGCTAAATGAAAGAGAATGTCGGTTGGATCCAAATACTGGAGTGAAAACAAAATTTGTCGTTGAACTAATCCGACTCTGTGATGGCATGAGAGAGAGGGTTATAGTATTCAGCCAGTTACTTGATCCTCTAAGACTGATCAAGGAGCAACTCAATTCTCTCTTTCACTGGACTTTAGGCCGAGAGATTCTATATATGGATGGGGAACTTGACGTAAAGCAGCGCCAGAAATCAATAAGTTCTCTTAATGATCCTAAGAGTGATGCGAAAGTGCTGCTCGCATCAATAACGGCCTGTTCGGAAGGAATAAATCTTATAGGGGCCTCACGAGTAGTTTTGCTTGATGTTCACTGGAATCCCTCGGTCGAACAGCAAGCCGTCAGTCGAGCCTACAGGAATGGTCAGACTAAATTTGTGCATGTTTACTGTCCAGTGGCATCGAAATGGGAGGTTAACAAGATCGAACAGCAGACGAGGAAAAAATATCATTCTGGTGTACTTTTGTCTAGGAATGAAGTGAATACTTGCAAGACAAATCCTTCTTGTTCTGTGCTTGAGGACAACATACTAGAATCCATGGTTCAGAATGAGAGTCTCCGTCATATTTTTGAAGAGCTACCTTATGAACCCCGTGCCTATGGCTTTAGTTCTTGTAACCAACCTTCAAAAGCGAGCATTTAG
- the LOC104111183 gene encoding SNF2 domain-containing protein CLASSY 4 isoform X2 has protein sequence MDSRAASFPRRRTRQQWDKYFVEVIEKKRLSQSGNPPQSSSTCSVNIGDDVTASGDMRESSSATGKLTKENTSCGVDNRKIGKWSEGESMVRSLDKGKKRMDNGNRKLSPGTCESMTKQIFVQEISDDDVDEEEEEEDSDPVVVITGESAAASALNTGSGSGSWSNCVGLRSPIVATADEVVSSTSSMCRTRGPSELHKSEEPTDFEESEDDCVKSQESSDDTTESSESESEASSDEDNDDPEDKDYRVNEPSSSSESDDNIDDVSCHIELQDNEEGKGSNIRIGLDDDIDGRKESEDDDPVEQQENGEGKGESNEGLIPQLVVEGEKHRGRAYLLRPRSLSKSKKRKLNHGNCSSPILLSDDEESESPFEEGTDADDSTRDAAQKDKVDDLVKKVAEKEKADDSVKNAAQKDRKTRKKCILKDLDFVKFVVDSIINVDDHDKLASPEGKEQFPVKETLPLIFRFEDEDPLLQEKEEWEKEIDNLFAEMDMGILESCIGFTNPSLGEKVSGCQMGSHHLILDEQIGLICKVCSHVHLESKYIYPAFAERTRGRHERTYFGESSPFFDVDGFRFDDPSAVHDSAIYVEGTVWDLVPLHAKATMYPHQREGFEFMWKNIAGDIYLEKLSEPLSASRGGCIISHPPGTGKTRLTIVFLQAFLKQFPKCRPVIIAPPKLLSNWEVEFQKWEADIPFHNLNNNDFSCQEDEVTVGLYHCLSRAGRKNKHHIRMVKLKSWAKSKSVLGISYDLFEKLTGEYGDGYAKEIREILLTLPGLVVLEEGHTPRNEQSLLYKAMTKVETQRRILLSGTVFQNNFKELYNTLRVVSPKFAAESEQKWASLSNSIDTNSRALEELRDMIAPLIHICSENVKMKSLPGIRDTLVYLKPTDLQKKLLNMIPEYPGSFDFRNMVSLISVHPSLVANKKVFSDLESQLNERECRLDPNTGVKTKFVVELIRLCDGMRERVIVFSQLLDPLRLIKEQLNSLFHWTLGREILYMDGELDVKQRQKSISSLNDPKSDAKVLLASITACSEGINLIGASRVVLLDVHWNPSVEQQAVSRAYRNGQTKFVHVYCPVASKWEVNKIEQQTRKKYHSGVLLSRNEVNTCKTNPSCSVLEDNILESMVQNESLRHIFEELPYEPRAYGFSSCNQPSKASI, from the exons ATGGATTCAAGGGCAGCCTCTTTTCCAAGGAGGAGGACTAGACAACAATGGGATAAATATTTCGTCGAGGTAATTGAGAAGAAGAGGTTGAGTCAAAGTGGTAATCCTCCTCAGTCTTCTAGTACTTGTTCTGTGAATATTGGAGATGATGTTACAGCTTCTGGTGATATGAGGGAATCATCTAGTGCAACAGGAAAACTGACTAAAGAAAACACAAGTTGTGGAGTTGACAACAGAAAAATTGGAAAATGGTCAGAAGGTGAAAGTATGGTAAGAAGTTTGGACAAAGGTAAAAAAAGGATGGACAATGGGAATAGAAAGCTCAGTCCAGGAACTTGTGAGTCCATGACGAAACAGATTTTCGTCCAGGAAATAtctgatgatgatgttgatgaggaggaggaggaggaggacagTGATCCTGTTGTTGTTATCACTGGGGAGTCTGCTGCGGCGTCTGCTTTAAATACTGGATCAGGTTCAGGATCTTGGTCCAATTGTGTTGGGTTAAGGAGTCCTATTGTCGCTACAGCAGATGAGGTTGTTTCATCTACCTCAAGTATGTGTAGGACACGGGGCCCTAGTGAGTTGCATAAATCAGAGGAGCCAACTGATTTTGAGGAATCAGAGGACGATTGTGTAAAATCACAAGAGTCTAGTGATGATACAACAGAATCTTCTGAGTCAGAGTCTGAAGCTTCTAGCGATGAGGATAATGATGACCCCGAAGATAAGGATTATCGGGTGAATGAGCCATCAAGTTCTAGCGAATCAGATGACAACATTGATGATGTGAGTTGTCATATAGAGCTTCAAGACAATGAAGAAGGAAAAGGATCTAATATAAGAATTGGTTTGGATGATGACATTGATGGAAGAAAGGAATCAGAAGATGATGATCCTGTAGAGCAACAAGAAAATGGAGAAGGAAAAGGGGAGTCAAATGAGGGGCTAATACCTCAGCTTGTTGTTGAGGGTGAAAAGCACAGGGGCCGAGCATATCTTCTTCGTCCACGCTCACTTTCTAAGTCAAAAAAGAGGAAGTTAAACCATGGAAATTGTAGTAGCCCCATTCTTCTCAGTGATGACGAGGAGTCTGAATCCCCATTTGAAGAGGGCACAGACGCTGATGACTCGACACGAGATGCTGCTCAAAAGGACAAGGTTGATGACTTGGTGAAAAAGGTTGCTGAAAAGGAAAAGGCTGATGACTCTGTGAAAAATGCTGCTCAAAAGGACAGAAAGACTCGGAAGAAGTGTATTCTTAAGGATCTCGACTTTGTGAAGTTTGTTGTTGATTCTATTATAAATGTTGATGATCATGATAAACTTGCTTCTCCTGAAGGGAAGGAACAGTTTCCTGTCAAAGAAACACTTCCGTTGATCTTCCGGTTTGAAGACGAGGATCCTCTCCTCCAGGAGAAAGAAGAATGGGAAAAAGAAATCGACAATTTATTTGCTGAAATGGACATGGGTATCTTAGAATCATGCATTGGCTTCACAAATCCATCTTTG GGTGAGAAAGTTAGCGGCTGTCAGATGGGGAGCCACCATCTTATTTTAGATGAACAAATTGGACTCATCTGTAAAGTTTGTTCACATGTGCATCTGGAGAGCAAGTACATCTACCCTGCTTTT GCTGAGAGAACCCGCGGGAGGCATGAAAGAACGTATTTCGGAGAGTCGTCACCATTCTTCGATGTTGACGGGTTTAGATTTGATGATCCTTCTGCAGTCCATGATTCTGCTATTTATGTGGAAGGAACTGTGTGGGATTTAGTTCCTCTGCATGCCAAAGCAACAATGTATCCTCATCAACGTGAAGGATTTGAGTTCATGTGGAAAAATATTGCTGGAGATATATACCTTGAGAAGCTGAGCGAGCCTTTATCTGCTAGTAGGGGAGGATGCATAATCTCACATCCACCTGGAACCGGAAAAACCCGTCTGACCATAGTATTTCTTCAGGCATTTCTGAAGCAGTTTCCAAAGTGTCGGCCTGTAATCATAGCTCCGCCCAAGTTGCTGTCTAACTGGGAAGTCGAGTTCCAGAAATGGGAGGCGGACATTCCCTTCCACAACTTGAACAACAATGATTTCTCGTGCCAAGAAGATGAAGTCACGGTTGGTCTCTACCACTGTTTATCACGTGCCGGAAGAAAAAACAAACACCATATACGTATGGTGAAGCTGAAATCCTGGGCTAAAAGTAAGAGTGTATTGGGGATCAGCTATGACTTGTTCGAGAAGCTCACGGGAGAATATGGAGATGGTTATGCCAAAGAGATTAGAGAAATACTTCTAACATTACCTGGTCTTGTAGTCCTTGAAGAAGGGCATACTCCTCGGAATGAGCAAAGCCTTCTGTATAAAGCTATGACTAAGGTTGAAACGCAGAGGCGCATACTTTTGTCTGGAACTGTCTTCCAGAATAACTTTAAAGAGTTGTACAACACCCTCCGCGTAGTTAGTCCAAAGTTTGCTGCAGAATCTGAGCAGAAATGGGCTTCTCTTAGCAATTCTATTGACACGAATTCCCGAGCATTGGAAGAGCTTAGGGATATGATTGCACCACTAATCCATATATGTAGTGAAAATGTGAAGATGAAAAGCCTTCCGGGTATAAGGGACACACTGGTATACTTGAAGCCCACAGATCTGCAGAAGAAGTTGCTCAATATGATTCCAGAGTATCCAGGCTCATTTGACTTTCGAAATATGGTGTCTCTGATCTCTGTTCATCCTTCATTAGTGGCAAATAAGAAGGTGTTCTCTGACTTAGAAAGTCAGCTAAATGAAAGAGAATGTCGGTTGGATCCAAATACTGGAGTGAAAACAAAATTTGTCGTTGAACTAATCCGACTCTGTGATGGCATGAGAGAGAGGGTTATAGTATTCAGCCAGTTACTTGATCCTCTAAGACTGATCAAGGAGCAACTCAATTCTCTCTTTCACTGGACTTTAGGCCGAGAGATTCTATATATGGATGGGGAACTTGACGTAAAGCAGCGCCAGAAATCAATAAGTTCTCTTAATGATCCTAAGAGTGATGCGAAAGTGCTGCTCGCATCAATAACGGCCTGTTCGGAAGGAATAAATCTTATAGGGGCCTCACGAGTAGTTTTGCTTGATGTTCACTGGAATCCCTCGGTCGAACAGCAAGCCGTCAGTCGAGCCTACAGGAATGGTCAGACTAAATTTGTGCATGTTTACTGTCCAGTGGCATCGAAATGGGAGGTTAACAAGATCGAACAGCAGACGAGGAAAAAATATCATTCTGGTGTACTTTTGTCTAGGAATGAAGTGAATACTTGCAAGACAAATCCTTCTTGTTCTGTGCTTGAGGACAACATACTAGAATCCATGGTTCAGAATGAGAGTCTCCGTCATATTTTTGAAGAGCTACCTTATGAACCCCGTGCCTATGGCTTTAGTTCTTGTAACCAACCTTCAAAAGCGAGCATTTAG